A single window of Kitasatospora sp. HUAS MG31 DNA harbors:
- a CDS encoding NlpC/P60 family protein, protein MRAATGSESTGMRPWVRAALRCGAVLAAAALALPLAGAAYAAPQPDVKVTVAPGADPLADAKATLGPLLDNLHKLYQEAEAATEQYNGTVARLTEQQNALAELRTRITRQQAAVDAGTDLAAQLAAAQYRNGNASEVADLLLADDPYEAVVIAELLKAAGRSQREFLDHLKADRAALEDSQHQAEAAVAQSQALVVQQEQTKGEAARKLAEIEQTVSSLTGAQRSELEQLEQREADEAQLAFLASGALGKGERTPSEAGRKAVAFALSKLGIDYVWGGTGPDGYDCSGLTSQAWLAAGKPIPRTSQEQWAQLKRIPLNEIRAGDLVIYYGGATHVAMYIGGGLIVQAPRTGDVVKVSPIGAMPILGAVRPDPESGADDKGGAWKVPDVKVGSSRIAPAKPSTLPPVPPTPATPAPTPSTPTTPADTTGTPTTGGTPTTGGTPTTGGTPSGSGTPSGTGTPSGTGTPSGSGTPSGSGAPTTGGSPSGSGSPSTTTSKSASSSPTAG, encoded by the coding sequence ATGAGGGCTGCAACGGGTTCCGAGTCGACCGGTATGCGTCCGTGGGTGCGGGCGGCGCTGCGCTGCGGGGCCGTCCTGGCCGCCGCCGCACTCGCCCTGCCCCTCGCCGGGGCCGCGTACGCCGCGCCCCAGCCCGATGTGAAGGTCACCGTCGCCCCGGGCGCGGACCCGCTGGCCGACGCCAAGGCCACCCTCGGCCCGCTGCTGGACAACCTCCACAAGCTCTACCAGGAGGCCGAGGCCGCCACCGAGCAGTACAACGGCACGGTCGCCCGGCTCACCGAGCAGCAGAACGCCCTCGCCGAGCTGCGCACCAGGATCACCCGCCAGCAGGCCGCCGTGGACGCCGGCACCGATCTGGCCGCCCAGCTCGCCGCCGCCCAGTACCGCAACGGCAACGCCTCCGAGGTCGCCGACCTGCTGCTCGCCGACGACCCCTACGAGGCCGTGGTGATCGCCGAGCTGCTGAAGGCGGCCGGCCGCTCCCAGCGGGAGTTCCTCGACCACCTCAAGGCGGACCGCGCCGCGCTGGAGGACTCGCAGCACCAGGCCGAGGCCGCGGTGGCGCAGTCCCAGGCGCTGGTCGTCCAGCAGGAGCAGACCAAGGGCGAGGCCGCCCGGAAGCTGGCCGAGATCGAGCAGACGGTCAGCTCCCTCACCGGCGCCCAGCGAAGCGAGCTGGAGCAGCTGGAGCAGCGCGAGGCGGACGAGGCCCAGCTGGCCTTCCTCGCCTCCGGCGCGCTCGGCAAGGGCGAGCGCACCCCCTCCGAGGCCGGCCGCAAGGCGGTCGCCTTCGCCCTCTCCAAGCTGGGCATCGACTACGTCTGGGGCGGCACCGGGCCGGACGGCTACGACTGCTCGGGCCTGACCTCGCAGGCGTGGCTGGCGGCCGGCAAGCCGATCCCGCGCACCAGCCAGGAGCAGTGGGCCCAGCTGAAGCGCATCCCGCTGAACGAGATCCGGGCCGGCGACCTGGTCATCTACTACGGCGGTGCCACCCACGTCGCGATGTACATCGGCGGCGGGCTGATCGTGCAGGCCCCGCGCACCGGCGACGTGGTGAAGGTGTCCCCGATCGGCGCCATGCCGATCCTCGGCGCCGTCCGGCCCGACCCGGAGTCCGGCGCGGACGACAAGGGCGGCGCGTGGAAGGTCCCGGACGTGAAGGTCGGCTCCAGCCGGATCGCGCCCGCCAAGCCGTCCACCCTGCCCCCCGTGCCGCCCACGCCCGCCACCCCGGCACCCACGCCGAGCACGCCCACCACCCCGGCCGACACCACGGGCACCCCCACCACCGGCGGGACGCCGACCACCGGCGGCACCCCCACCACGGGCGGGACGCCCAGCGGCTCCGGCACGCCGAGCGGGACGGGCACGCCGAGCGGGACGGGCACCCCGAGCGGCAGCGGGACGCCCAGCGGTTCGGGTGCCCCGACGACCGGCGGCTCGCCCTCGGGCAGCGGCTCGCCGTCCACCACCACCTCGAAGTCGGCCTCCTCCTCCCCGACCGCGGGCTGA
- a CDS encoding FdhF/YdeP family oxidoreductase has translation MAKQAPQSDPAQDAPRVGAPHHAAAGLPAVGHSLRMAAEQMGPRRTLATLRKVNQPDGFDCPGCAWPEPGKTHTAEFCENGAKAVAEEATERRITGEFFAAHPVAELAERSGYWLGQQGRLTEPMLLDEGASHYVPVSWERAFEIVAQELRALDTADGAAFYTSGRTSNEAAFVYQLFARKLGTNNLPDCSNMCHESSGSALVETLGIGKGSVHLKDLYQADLIIVAGQNPGTNHPRMLSALERAKRAGAKVVSVNPLPEAGLERFKNPQNARGLVGSGTKLTDLFLQIRLGGDLALFRALNQLVLAAPDGVDRAFVAEHCHGFEEFAAEAASTDRAEVLAATGLPWEQIEELGRMVLSSKRIIVCWAMGLTQHKHAVPTIREVVNFLLLRGNVGRPGAGVCPVRGHSNVQGDRTMGIFERPSAAFLDALEREFGFAPPREHGLDTVDTIRAMRDGTVKVFFAMGGNFVAASPDTATTEAAMRRCRLTVHVSTKLNRSHVVTGARALILPTLGRTDRDWTAAGAQFVSVEDSMGMVHSSRGGLRPPSEELLSEVAIVCRLARAALGPQDDTPWEEFAVSYDTVRDRISRVVPGFEEFNAKVRKPGGFALPHGPRDSRSFPTATGKANFTVNPLTAPEVPAGRLLLQTLRSHDQYNTTIYGLDDRYRGITGGRRVVLVNPADAAELGLADGSYVDLVGEWRDGVERRAPHFKVVHYPVARGGAASYYPETNVLVPLDSTADISNTPTSKAVVVRFEADSGL, from the coding sequence ATGGCCAAGCAGGCCCCGCAGAGCGACCCCGCGCAGGACGCGCCCCGGGTCGGCGCGCCCCACCACGCGGCCGCCGGGCTGCCCGCGGTCGGCCACAGCCTGCGGATGGCCGCCGAGCAGATGGGTCCCCGGCGGACCCTGGCGACCCTGCGGAAGGTGAACCAGCCGGACGGGTTCGACTGCCCGGGCTGCGCCTGGCCGGAGCCCGGCAAGACGCACACCGCCGAGTTCTGCGAGAACGGCGCCAAGGCGGTGGCGGAGGAGGCGACCGAGCGCCGGATCACGGGCGAGTTCTTCGCCGCGCACCCGGTGGCGGAGCTGGCCGAGCGGTCCGGGTACTGGCTGGGCCAGCAGGGCCGGCTGACCGAGCCGATGCTGCTGGACGAGGGCGCGAGCCACTACGTGCCGGTGTCCTGGGAGCGCGCCTTCGAGATCGTCGCGCAGGAGCTGCGGGCGCTGGACACCGCGGACGGCGCCGCGTTCTACACCTCGGGCCGGACCAGCAACGAGGCCGCCTTCGTCTACCAGCTGTTCGCCCGCAAGCTCGGCACCAACAACCTGCCGGACTGCTCCAACATGTGCCACGAGTCCTCCGGTTCCGCGCTGGTGGAGACCCTCGGCATCGGCAAGGGCAGCGTCCACCTCAAGGACCTGTACCAGGCGGACCTGATCATCGTGGCGGGCCAGAACCCGGGCACCAACCACCCGCGGATGCTGTCCGCGCTGGAGCGGGCGAAGCGGGCCGGGGCGAAGGTGGTCAGCGTGAACCCGCTGCCGGAGGCGGGTCTGGAGCGGTTCAAGAACCCGCAGAACGCCCGTGGTCTGGTGGGCTCCGGCACCAAGCTGACCGACCTGTTCCTGCAGATCCGGCTCGGCGGCGACCTGGCCCTGTTCCGGGCGCTGAACCAGCTGGTGCTGGCCGCCCCGGACGGGGTGGACCGCGCGTTCGTCGCCGAGCACTGCCACGGATTCGAGGAGTTCGCGGCCGAGGCGGCGAGCACCGACCGGGCCGAGGTGCTGGCGGCGACCGGTCTGCCCTGGGAGCAGATCGAGGAGCTGGGCCGGATGGTGCTCTCCTCGAAGCGGATCATCGTCTGCTGGGCGATGGGCCTGACCCAGCACAAGCACGCCGTGCCGACCATCCGCGAGGTGGTCAACTTCCTGCTGCTGCGCGGCAACGTGGGCCGTCCGGGCGCGGGCGTCTGCCCGGTGCGCGGCCACAGCAACGTGCAGGGCGACCGGACGATGGGCATCTTCGAGCGGCCGAGCGCCGCCTTCCTGGACGCGCTGGAGCGGGAGTTCGGCTTCGCGCCCCCGCGCGAGCACGGCCTGGACACGGTGGACACCATCCGGGCGATGCGCGACGGCACGGTGAAGGTGTTCTTCGCGATGGGCGGCAACTTCGTCGCGGCCAGCCCGGACACCGCGACCACCGAGGCGGCCATGCGCCGCTGCCGGCTGACCGTGCACGTCTCCACCAAGCTCAACCGCTCGCACGTGGTGACCGGCGCCCGGGCGCTGATCCTGCCCACGCTGGGCCGGACCGACCGGGACTGGACGGCGGCCGGCGCGCAGTTCGTCAGCGTGGAGGACTCGATGGGCATGGTGCACTCCTCGCGCGGCGGGCTGCGGCCGCCGTCCGAGGAGCTGCTGTCCGAGGTGGCGATCGTCTGCCGGCTGGCCCGGGCCGCCCTGGGGCCGCAGGACGACACCCCGTGGGAGGAGTTCGCGGTGTCCTACGACACCGTCCGGGACCGGATCTCCCGGGTGGTCCCGGGCTTCGAGGAGTTCAACGCCAAGGTCCGCAAGCCCGGCGGCTTCGCCCTGCCGCACGGCCCGCGGGACAGCCGGAGCTTCCCCACCGCGACCGGGAAGGCGAACTTCACGGTCAACCCGCTCACCGCGCCCGAGGTCCCGGCCGGCCGGCTGCTGCTGCAGACGCTGCGCTCGCACGACCAGTACAACACCACGATCTACGGCCTGGACGACCGCTACCGCGGCATCACCGGGGGCCGCCGGGTCGTCCTGGTGAACCCGGCGGACGCGGCCGAGCTGGGCCTGGCCGACGGCTCGTACGTGGACCTGGTCGGCGAGTGGCGGGACGGCGTGGAGCGCCGGGCCCCGCACTTCAAGGTGGTGCACTACCCGGTGGCCCGGGGCGGGGCGGCGTCGTACTACCCGGAGACCAACGTGCTGGTGCCGCTGGACTCCACGGCGGACATCAGCAACACGCCGACCTCCAAGGCGGTCGTGGTCCGGTTCGAGGCCGACAGCGGGCTGTGA
- a CDS encoding STM4011 family radical SAM protein — MDLTVLYRGPLVSCDYDCPYCPFAKRRDAPEQLRADRAALERFTAWATAAGEVGDTLSVLFTPWGEGLVRSWYRRALVELSRLPHVRRVAIQTNLSCRTDWLADADPATVALWVTYHPGQVRYERFLAKCRELSALGVRYSVGVVGEPGHLAAARRLRADLPADVYLWINAADGRTYDDTEAADWTALDPHFGYSRHPHPSGGQPCRTGESVISVDGDGTVRRCHFVRPPLGNLYDGSYRGELRARVCPLPVCDCHIGYVHLETLPLYDLFAGGILERIPHP; from the coding sequence CTGGACCTGACCGTGCTCTACCGGGGGCCGCTCGTCTCCTGCGACTACGACTGCCCGTACTGCCCGTTCGCCAAGCGGCGGGACGCCCCCGAGCAACTGCGGGCCGACCGTGCCGCGCTGGAACGCTTCACCGCGTGGGCGACGGCGGCCGGCGAGGTGGGCGACACCCTGTCCGTCCTGTTCACCCCGTGGGGCGAGGGGCTGGTCCGCTCCTGGTACCGGCGGGCCCTCGTCGAGCTCAGCCGGCTTCCGCACGTCCGCCGGGTGGCGATCCAGACCAACCTCAGCTGCCGCACCGACTGGCTCGCCGACGCCGACCCGGCGACCGTCGCCCTCTGGGTGACGTACCACCCTGGCCAGGTCCGGTACGAGCGCTTCCTCGCCAAGTGCCGGGAGCTGAGCGCCCTCGGCGTGCGGTACAGCGTCGGCGTGGTCGGCGAACCCGGCCACCTCGCCGCCGCCCGCCGCCTGCGGGCCGACCTCCCCGCGGACGTCTACCTCTGGATCAACGCCGCCGACGGGCGCACCTACGACGACACCGAAGCCGCCGACTGGACCGCCCTGGACCCGCACTTCGGCTACAGCCGGCACCCGCACCCCAGCGGCGGGCAACCCTGCCGCACCGGCGAGTCGGTGATCTCGGTGGACGGCGACGGGACGGTCCGCCGCTGCCACTTCGTCCGCCCACCCCTGGGGAACCTCTACGACGGGTCGTACCGCGGCGAGTTGCGGGCGCGGGTGTGCCCGCTGCCCGTCTGCGACTGCCACATCGGCTACGTCCACCTGGAGACCCTCCCCCTCTACGACCTCTTCGCCGGAGGCATCCTCGAACGCATCCCGCACCCGTAG
- a CDS encoding STM4012 family radical SAM protein, whose translation MTAVMEPGMDAVETDAASSPYQGYVYAYPHKTAYRPLPDRPGLRGLWAGEPQRALSLYIHIPFCEIRCGFCNLFTRIGSPEGLTTAYLDALDRQATAVRAALDGDARFSVAAFGGGTPTYLTAAELTRLFDIAEQRMGADLRAVPLSVEASPDTATADRLAVLAERGTTRLSLGVQSFLDEEARSAVRPQKRAAVEEALGRVRAAGFPVLNIDLIYGIDGQTVASWLRSLDAALAWQPEELYLYPLYVRPLTGLGRRGAEDAGHDPAWDAQRLTLYRAGRDHLLAAGYRQVSMRMFRRTDAPDTGGGDHSCQTDGMVGLGCGARSYTSRLHYSFDYAVDARQVRGIIDDYVATTDFTRAEVGRHLTGDEPRRRHLLQSLLQADGLELAGYRQRFGSTPAEDFPAELAAFAARGWLAEGDADRLALTPEGLAHADAVGPALFSAAVRADMAAYELK comes from the coding sequence ATGACCGCCGTCATGGAGCCCGGCATGGACGCCGTGGAGACGGACGCCGCTTCGTCGCCGTACCAGGGCTACGTCTACGCGTACCCGCACAAGACCGCCTACCGCCCGCTGCCGGACCGCCCCGGGCTGCGCGGGCTGTGGGCCGGGGAGCCGCAGCGGGCGCTCTCGCTGTACATCCACATCCCGTTCTGCGAGATACGCTGCGGCTTCTGCAACCTGTTCACCCGGATCGGCAGCCCCGAGGGCCTGACCACCGCCTACCTGGACGCGCTGGACCGGCAGGCCACGGCGGTCCGTGCGGCGCTGGACGGGGATGCGCGCTTCTCCGTGGCGGCCTTCGGCGGCGGGACGCCCACCTACCTGACCGCCGCCGAGCTGACCCGGCTGTTCGACATCGCCGAGCAGCGGATGGGCGCGGACCTGCGGGCCGTCCCGCTGTCGGTGGAGGCCTCCCCCGACACCGCCACCGCCGACCGGCTCGCCGTGCTCGCCGAGCGCGGCACCACCCGGCTCAGCCTCGGCGTGCAGTCCTTCCTGGACGAGGAGGCCCGCTCCGCCGTCCGCCCGCAGAAGCGCGCCGCCGTCGAGGAGGCGCTCGGCCGGGTCCGCGCGGCCGGCTTCCCGGTGCTCAACATCGACCTCATCTACGGCATCGACGGCCAGACCGTGGCCAGCTGGCTGCGCTCCCTGGACGCCGCCCTCGCCTGGCAGCCGGAGGAGCTGTACCTCTACCCGCTGTACGTCCGGCCGCTGACCGGCCTCGGCCGCCGCGGCGCGGAGGACGCCGGCCACGACCCCGCCTGGGACGCCCAGCGGCTCACCCTCTACCGCGCCGGGCGCGACCACCTGCTGGCCGCCGGGTACCGGCAGGTCTCGATGCGGATGTTCCGCCGCACCGACGCCCCGGACACCGGCGGCGGCGACCACAGCTGCCAGACCGACGGCATGGTCGGGCTCGGCTGCGGCGCCCGCTCCTACACCTCCCGACTGCACTACTCCTTCGACTACGCGGTGGACGCCCGCCAGGTCCGCGGCATCATCGACGACTACGTCGCCACCACCGACTTCACCCGCGCCGAGGTCGGCCGCCACCTCACCGGGGACGAGCCCCGGCGCCGGCACCTGCTCCAGTCGCTGCTCCAGGCCGACGGCCTGGAGCTCGCCGGGTACCGGCAGCGCTTCGGCAGCACGCCCGCCGAGGACTTCCCCGCCGAGCTGGCGGCCTTCGCCGCCCGCGGCTGGCTCGCCGAGGGAGACGCCGACCGGCTGGCGCTCACCCCGGAGGGCCTGGCGCACGCGGACGCGGTCGGGCCGGCGCTGTTCTCCGCGGCGGTACGGGCCGACATGGCCGCGTACGAGCTGAAGTGA